The sequence CGGGTGCCGCAGCCGCTGGAAGGCGCTGTGGAGGTACGGGAAGACGTAGACCGCGCACATACCGAGCACCGCGCCGGCCGACGCGACGACGAGCGCCGCCAGCACGTCGCCCGCGTCCGGACGGCCGATCGGGGGCAGGCGGAGGTCGAAGCTCGCGTGGTGGAGGAGGTCCGTCGTCAGGGCGCCCGCCGCCGCGGCGGCCAGCGGGGCGAAGAGGTTGTCCCACAGCAGCCCTCTGATCGGCCGCCCGGCCAGCGCTTCCGAGATGACCAGGGCGGCGGCCACCGGGGTGCCGAACAGCGCGCCGAGCGTCGCCGCCTCCGCGAGCATCCCCCACAGCGAGGACGGCAGCCCGGGCACGAACCGGCGGCCCAGCCACACCGCCAGCCCGATGTTGGCGGCGATGATCGGGTTCTCGGGGCCGAGGCTCGGGCCGCCCGCGAGCATCAGGGCCGCGGCCAGCAGCAGACCGGGCAGGACGAAGGGCGGCAGTGCGGGCGCGTTCAGCCCCATGGTGGCCGGGTCGGGCCCGGCGTGCCCCGGCACCAGCCACACCACCAGACCGACCGCGATGCCGGTCGCGATGAGCATGACGAAGATCCACAGCACGGAGTAGCGGCCGATCTCCAGGGCGTCGGGCAGGCCCTGCCACAGCACGCCCTGGAGTCGCTCGGCCCCGACGCTCACCCCCACGAAGAGCAGGCTGGACCCCACGCCCACCACGAGGGCGGGCAGGATCGACGGCAGCAGGGCGCGCGCGGGGGCCGCGGGAGCGCTGGTGGGCGCCTGCTGCGCGCTGTCCTGGGCCACGGGCTCACCATAAGCGGACAAAAGATGACGAACATCCCGAAGTGAATTCGCCTTGCACCTCACGTTGCGTGAGGCCTCAGCGTTGAGGGCGTACCGACGACAAGGAGCGGAAAGTGAGCTACTCCGTGGGACAGGTCGCGGGGTTCGCCGGAGTCACGGTGCGCACCCTGCACCATTACGACGAGATCGGCCTGCTCGTACCCAGCGAGCGCACCCACGCCGGCCACCGGCGTTACGGCGACGCCGACCTCGACCGGCTCCAGCAGATCCTGTTCTACCGGGAGCTCGGCTTCCCGCTCGAGGAGGTCGCGGCCCTGCTCGACGACCCGGATGCGGACGCGCGCGCACATCTGCGCCGCCAGCACGAACTGCTGACCGCTCGGATCGAGAAGCTGCAGAAGATGGCCGCGGCCGTGGAGCACGCCATGGAGGCACGCACGATGGGCATCAATCTCACCCCCGAGGAGCGTTTCGAGGTCTTCGGGGACAACGATCCCGAGCAGTACGCCGAGGAGGCCGAGCGGCGCTGGGGCGGCACCGAGGCCTACGCGGAGTCGCAGCGCCGTGCCGCCCGCTACACCAAGGAGGACTGGAAGCGCCTGCAGGCCGAGGCCGACGACTGGACCGAGCGCTACGTCGCCCTGATGACCGCCGGCGAGCAGCCGTCCGGCGAGGCGGCGATGGACCTGGCCGAGGAGCACCGCGGGCACATCGGCAAGTGGTACTACGAGTGCCCGCACGCCATGCATCGCTGCCTGGGCGCGATGTACGTCGCCGACGAGCGCTTCAAGGCGTTCTACGACGCCGTGCGGCCCGGCCTCGCCGAGCACCTGAGCGAGTCGATCGCCGCGAACGCCGACCGGCATCCGGCCTGATCCCCTGGTCCGGGAGGAGGCCTACTCCCGGGCCAGGACCACGGCCGTGCCGTACGCGCACACCTCGGTGCCCACGTCCGCGGCCTCCGTCACATCGAACCGGAACGCCAGTACCGCGTTGGCCCCGCGCGCGCGTGCCTGCTCCACCAGCCGCTCCATGGCCTGGTTGCGGGTCTGCACCAGCGTCTTGGTGAGCCCCTTCAGCTCGCCGCCGATCATCGACTTCAGCCCGGCGCCGATCTGGCTGCCGAGGTGCCGGGAACGCACGGTGAGACCGAAGACCTCGCCGATCACCTGCTGCACCCGGTGGCCGGGCACGTCGTTCGTCGTCACGACCAGCACGTCCGGCTGGGGCCCCTGGCCGCCGCCGTAGTCATCGAGTCCCATGGCTCACAGCTTTGCCCCAGTTGTCCCACAGTGCATCCTGGAGCCACCGGTGGAACCTGGGGCGGTCACATCGCGTTGATAGTTTTGTGCGCCCGCACAAGGACGCCGTAGCCGCCCTTCATCCCCTCAGGAGCCCGGACCCGTGATGACACTCGCCCTCGGCCCGAGCTGGCTGGATCCCAACTATCTGCTCGACACCTACAGCATCTGGGGCCTGCTGCTCATCGTCTTCGCCGAGTCCGGTCTGCTCATCGGCTTCTTCCTGCCGGGCGACTCGCTGCTGTTCACCTGCGGTCTGCTGATCACGTCCCACCAGCTGGACTTCCCGCTGTGGGGCGCGATCGCGCTGATCTGTCTCGCCGCGGTCCTCGGCGACCAGGCGGGCTACATGTTCGGCAAGAAGGTCGGCCCGTCGCTCTTCAACCGTCCGGACTCCCGCCTCTTCAAGCAGGAGAACGTCACCAAGGCGCACGAGTTCTTCGAGAAGTACGGCCCGAAGTCCCTGGTCCTGGCCCGCTTCGTGCCCATCGTGCGCACGTTCACGCCGATCATCGCGGGCGTCAGCGGCATGAAGTACCGCTCGTTCCTGATCTTCAACGTCATCGGCGGCGTCCTGTGGGGCGCGGGCGTCACGC is a genomic window of Streptomyces griseochromogenes containing:
- a CDS encoding ion channel protein → MAQDSAQQAPTSAPAAPARALLPSILPALVVGVGSSLLFVGVSVGAERLQGVLWQGLPDALEIGRYSVLWIFVMLIATGIAVGLVVWLVPGHAGPDPATMGLNAPALPPFVLPGLLLAAALMLAGGPSLGPENPIIAANIGLAVWLGRRFVPGLPSSLWGMLAEAATLGALFGTPVAAALVISEALAGRPIRGLLWDNLFAPLAAAAAGALTTDLLHHASFDLRLPPIGRPDAGDVLAALVVASAGAVLGMCAVYVFPYLHSAFQRLRHPMLMLPVGGAVLGALGALGGPLTLFKGLDQIAELARDPEGWSAGQFATMAVVKLAALVTAATCGFRGGRIFPAVFVGTALGLCAHALVPAVPPAVGVAAGVLGILLAITRQGWVSLFTAAVLVASPVVLTLLCIASLPAWLLVTGRPQMQLRPDGTPIR
- a CDS encoding MerR family transcriptional regulator, which produces MSYSVGQVAGFAGVTVRTLHHYDEIGLLVPSERTHAGHRRYGDADLDRLQQILFYRELGFPLEEVAALLDDPDADARAHLRRQHELLTARIEKLQKMAAAVEHAMEARTMGINLTPEERFEVFGDNDPEQYAEEAERRWGGTEAYAESQRRAARYTKEDWKRLQAEADDWTERYVALMTAGEQPSGEAAMDLAEEHRGHIGKWYYECPHAMHRCLGAMYVADERFKAFYDAVRPGLAEHLSESIAANADRHPA
- a CDS encoding YbjQ family protein, giving the protein MGLDDYGGGQGPQPDVLVVTTNDVPGHRVQQVIGEVFGLTVRSRHLGSQIGAGLKSMIGGELKGLTKTLVQTRNQAMERLVEQARARGANAVLAFRFDVTEAADVGTEVCAYGTAVVLARE
- a CDS encoding DedA family protein, translating into MMTLALGPSWLDPNYLLDTYSIWGLLLIVFAESGLLIGFFLPGDSLLFTCGLLITSHQLDFPLWGAIALICLAAVLGDQAGYMFGKKVGPSLFNRPDSRLFKQENVTKAHEFFEKYGPKSLVLARFVPIVRTFTPIIAGVSGMKYRSFLIFNVIGGVLWGAGVTLLGSWLGNIDFVKNNIEAILILIVLVSVVPIAIEFLRARGKSKKAEPARSEPRPAPEQQPLYQHQPPMDDATTRLRRIEPEQPYEQPYEQPYEQPYEQPYQPQPQQQNQQYWDQGHDNQGYDNHGNQGYDSHGNQGHGNQYYDQQQYPQQQYDQYQYPYDSRRQ